Proteins from one Danaus plexippus chromosome 2, MEX_DaPlex, whole genome shotgun sequence genomic window:
- the LOC116765382 gene encoding tetratricopeptide repeat protein 14 homolog isoform X2, with translation MEPTLDASLVAQSINYHGQQLQKTWEAERGEDDLSKIGVGPLDFAVYQSRHKHLTFQDRGKRLKLHQFIAKEASALFDASLLDETPSSSSVSAEAPTPEDNLFALMPPFETFLHVDKSDRLRHFFDNVKTGELIIGAVINRTASGMMLKVLCTAGPTSRYVADINVKAFLPVANIIPAVDKKNVSRNYLMNDTVCCEVIEVIPDTDKMVCGMKGVTRKPEDPPPKPPLGLLSTDDFPLIYKKTMEMKGESYEAILEKSPGFNNPNCVQYLSELLGISNMHCSNFSTLRGGFSAAEYADELRQAQASKWAFRSVAEGIEHFKAGRHSEAFQCLNKALSIDPRNVEGLVARGALYANSGTFKKAIEDFETSLKLNPNHANARKYLGETLVALGRSYEDENKIAEAQKAYEDCLAIIPFHEEAQNSLDFLKSKTSTTKPLIEPAELLLPGLTGAKSFEMKETLKQLLNLTEKKEKKKKKKRGKGKKKRSSSSSSSSSDSSSSSSSSESSSSSTESSEGPNRKKKRRSQSNNKRQRSLSPLSKRMAMLGDAESASRTHNSQFNHPYGYQPPPPAEEPAAPGRSQADIDYELKVRKFLDMTKEDSDYEEKVRNFLEETAQYKRNRKMQELGQQTQPGAEHDKKKKRKKDKKKKKESKRKRKEQEREEKRKNKIARMSNSSDYNLRDIENIGDKKLRDAIRKELKGKSKRDHSSDGEYEKKHNEKSRILDEMHGLEELESKLSAYHVMVEKEIGKRDRSLSPLDQVPPPPLDKPKWKMSMNAVKETVKKKDTPVQKGYKERYAFEDSSDDSQDPRKPSPSSGDKNVSVRRAMAMSMKEPPPLPSAPPPKSSREPDPPGTDPPHTHQHPHTHPHPHLHPPHAPPVRKGNIVLDKFGSFRLAQEGETPVSVGDGRPEQFVTRIKPPTPSQRRPRSPPSPRRRSSNSSDDRRSAKRSRSRSMPRKYRSRSGSRSRSGSSASGSVASRRSRTVSPRYRSRSDSYSRSRSRSRSGSRDRNRRMNRRGNWRGRGGFERGTYYRPRFHTYNGGGNRGRGRGDFRRDDGRRFQHEWRDNRSRGGRPFRPRRGGGGRGRPFRGGFRDFRDRRGGRYSRSRSPDRTRRSRSYSPERRDKDRDSRYSFSRYSERDSHRSEGEYEEERYVDRKEYDGKWADGNEPERAHAEEKTEEPPKE, from the exons ATGGAACCAACTTTGGATGCGTCTTTGGTGGCGCAGTCCATAAATTATCATGGGCAGCAGCTACAAAAAACGTGGGAGGCCGAACGAGGTGAAGATGATTTATCCAAGATTGGTGTGGGGCCTTTAGACTTTGCTGTGTACCAGTCCAGGCACAAGCATTTGACTTTTCAAGACAGAGGGAAGAGACTCAAATTACATCAGTTCATCGCGAAGGAAGCATCAGCATTATTCGATGCATCTCTACTGGACGAAACTCCGTCATCTTCCAGCGTAAGCGCTGAAGCTCCTACACCAGAAGACA atctATTTGCACTGATGCCGccatttgaaacatttttacatGTTGACAAATCAGACAGGCTGAGACATTTTTTTgat AATGTGAAAACAGGGGAGCTGATAATAGGTGCTGTTATCAACAGAACAGCATCAGGGATGATGCTTAAGGTGCTATGTACTGCTGGACCTACTTCTAGATATGTTGCTGACATCAATGTTAAG GCATTCTTACCTGTTGCTAATATCATACCGGCGGTGGACAAGAAAAATGTATCGAGAAACTACCTGATGAATGATACTGTGTGCTGTGAAGTAATTGAAGTTATTCCCGACACTGACAAAATGGTGTGCGGCATGAAGGGTGTTACTCGGAAGCCTGAAGATCCTCCACCGAAGCCTCCGCTAGGCCTCCTCAGCACTGACGACTTTCCTTTGATATACAA GAAAACTATGGAAATGAAGGGAGAGAGTTATGAAGCTATTTTGGAGAAGAGCCCAGGATTCAATAATCCTAACTGCGTCCAATATCTCTCAGAACTTCTTGGCATATCAAATATGCATTGCAGCAATTTTTCAACATTAag GGGAGGATTTTCAGCTGCAGAATATGCTGATGAACTCCGTCAAGCTCAAGCAAGCAAGTGGGCATTCCGGTCAGTAGCTGAAGGAATTGAACACTTTAAAGCAGGAAGACATTCAGAAGCATTTCAATGTCTCAATAAAGCACTCAGCATTGATCCCCGAAACGTAGAAGGCCTTGTTGCGAGAGGTGCTCTGTATGCTAATAGTGGAACATTTAAGAAAGCCATAGAAGACTTTGAAACTTCTCTAAAACTGAACCCTAACCATGCAAATGCACGAAAATATTTGGGAGAAACGTTAGTCGCTCTCGGACGCAGCTATGAAGATGAGAACAAAATTGCTGAAGCCCAAAAAGCTTACGAAGATTGTTTGGCGATTATACCATTCCATGAGGAGGCTCAGAATTCACTAGACTTTCTGAAGAGTAAGACGTCTACCACCAAGCCATTAATAGAGCCGGCCGAGTTACTTCTACCTGGATTAACAGGAGCTAAGTCGTTTGAGATGAAAGAAACACTGAAGCAGTTGTTGAATCTAACAGAGAAGAAggaaaagaagaagaagaagaagcgTGGGAAAGGCAAAAAGAAGCGCTCCAGTAGTTCCTCGTCGTCTTCGAGTGACTCGTCGAGCTCGAGCTCCTCGTCCGAGTCATCGTCCTCGTCAACAGAATCTAGTG AGGGTCCAAATAGGAAGAAGAAACGTCGCTCGCAATCAAACAACAAGCGACAGAGGTCGCTGTCGCCTCTGAGCAAGCGTATGGCTATGCTGGGAGACGCTGAGTCGGCGTCACGTACACACAACTCGCAGTTCAACCACCCGTATGGTTATCAGCCGCCGCCGCCCGCAGAAGAACCCGCCGCGCCCGGCAGGTCTCAGGCTGATATAGATTATGAATTGAAG GTACGCAAGTTCCTGGACATGACGAAAGAAGATTctgattatgaagaaaaagTTCGAAACTTCTTGGAAGAGACGGCGCAATACAAACGAAATCGAAAAATGCAAGAACTCGGTCAGCAGACACAACCGGGCGCTGAACATGATAAGAAGAAGAAGAGAAAGAAGGATAa GAAAAAGAAGAAGGAATCAAAACGCAAACGCAAAGAACAAGAGAGAGaagagaaaagaaaaaataaaatcgctCGTATGTCAAACAGTTCCGATTATAATCTACgtgatatagaaaatattggtGATAAAAAACTGAGAGATGCTATAAG GAAAGAATTGAAAGGAAAATCAAAGAGAGATCACAGTTCAGATGgtgaatatgaaaaaaaacacaatgaaaagag tcgCATACTTGATGAAATGCACGGACTGGAGGAGCTTGAATCCAAGCTGAGTGCGTACCACGTGATGGTGGAAAAGGAAATCGGTAAACGAGACAGATCTCTCAGTCCGCTCGACCAGGTCCCGCCGCCGCCGCTTGACAAGCCCAAGTGGAAAATGTCAATGAACGCTGTCAAAGAAAC GGTCAAGAAGAAGGATACTCCAGTACAAAAAGGATACAAGGAGCGTTACGCATTTGAAGATAGCTCTGACGACTCTCAAGATCCTCGAAAG CCGTCACCATCGAGCGGCGACAAGAATGTGTCTGTTCGACGCGCAATGGCCATGTCTATGAAGGAGCCCCCGCCGCTACCGTCAGCGCCGCCACCCAAGAGCAGCCGCGAGCCCGACCCGCCTGGCACGGACCCGCCGCACACACATCAACACCCACACACGCACCCGCACCCACATCTGCACCCTCCTCACGCAccc CCGGTGCGTAAAGGTAATATAGTGCTGGACAAGTTTGGATCATTCCGATTGGCTCAAGAAGGTGAGACGCCCGTGTCTGTAGGAGACGGACGACCAGAACAGTTCGTGACCCGCATCAAGCCGCCGACGCCCTCACAACGAAGACCTCGCTCACCACCATCACCCAGGAGAAGGTCATCCAACTCCTCTGACGATAGACGCTCGGCTAAACGATCTAGAAGCCG TTCCATGCCACGGAAGTATCGTTCGCGCTCCGGATCCCGATCCCGTTCCGGTTCCAGCGCGAGTGGCTCGGTGGCGTCTCGCCGCAGTCGCACCGTGTCGCCGAGATATCGCTCCAGATCTGATTCCTACTCACGAAGCAGATCACGCTCTCGATCGGGATCACGCGACAG aaatcGTCGCATGAATCGTCGCGGCAATTGGCGCGGACGCGGCGGTTTCGAGCGTGGCACTTACTACCGTCCCCGTTTCCACACTTACAATGGTGGCGGGAACCGTGGTAGGGGGCGCGGTGACTTCCGCAGGGACGACGGACGTCGCTTCCAACACGAGTGGAGGGATAATCGGTCTCGTGGAGGACGGCCTTTTAGACCCAGGAGAGGAGGCGGCGGACGCGGCAGACCTTTCAG GGGTGGCTTCCGTGACTTCCGCGACAGACGCGGCGGTAGATATTCCCGGTCCCGCAGCCCCGACAGAACACGCAGGTCCAGGTCATACAGCCCGGAGAGAAGAGACAAGGACAGAGACAG CCGTTACAGCTTCTCTCGTTATTCTGAACGCGACAGCCACCGTAGTGAAGGAGAGTACGAGGAGGAGCGTTACGTGGACAGGAAGGAGTATGACGGGAAGTGGGCGGACGGGAACGAGCCAGAACGAGCACACGCCGAGGAAAAGACGGAGGAACCGCCTAAAGAATAG
- the LOC116765382 gene encoding tetratricopeptide repeat protein 14 homolog isoform X1 yields the protein MEPTLDASLVAQSINYHGQQLQKTWEAERGEDDLSKIGVGPLDFAVYQSRHKHLTFQDRGKRLKLHQFIAKEASALFDASLLDETPSSSSVSAEAPTPEDNLFALMPPFETFLHVDKSDRLRHFFDNVKTGELIIGAVINRTASGMMLKVLCTAGPTSRYVADINVKAFLPVANIIPAVDKKNVSRNYLMNDTVCCEVIEVIPDTDKMVCGMKGVTRKPEDPPPKPPLGLLSTDDFPLIYKKTMEMKGESYEAILEKSPGFNNPNCVQYLSELLGISNMHCSNFSTLRGGFSAAEYADELRQAQASKWAFRSVAEGIEHFKAGRHSEAFQCLNKALSIDPRNVEGLVARGALYANSGTFKKAIEDFETSLKLNPNHANARKYLGETLVALGRSYEDENKIAEAQKAYEDCLAIIPFHEEAQNSLDFLKSKTSTTKPLIEPAELLLPGLTGAKSFEMKETLKQLLNLTEKKEKKKKKKRGKGKKKRSSSSSSSSSDSSSSSSSSESSSSSTESSGSEGPNRKKKRRSQSNNKRQRSLSPLSKRMAMLGDAESASRTHNSQFNHPYGYQPPPPAEEPAAPGRSQADIDYELKVRKFLDMTKEDSDYEEKVRNFLEETAQYKRNRKMQELGQQTQPGAEHDKKKKRKKDKKKKKESKRKRKEQEREEKRKNKIARMSNSSDYNLRDIENIGDKKLRDAIRKELKGKSKRDHSSDGEYEKKHNEKSRILDEMHGLEELESKLSAYHVMVEKEIGKRDRSLSPLDQVPPPPLDKPKWKMSMNAVKETVKKKDTPVQKGYKERYAFEDSSDDSQDPRKPSPSSGDKNVSVRRAMAMSMKEPPPLPSAPPPKSSREPDPPGTDPPHTHQHPHTHPHPHLHPPHAPPVRKGNIVLDKFGSFRLAQEGETPVSVGDGRPEQFVTRIKPPTPSQRRPRSPPSPRRRSSNSSDDRRSAKRSRSRSMPRKYRSRSGSRSRSGSSASGSVASRRSRTVSPRYRSRSDSYSRSRSRSRSGSRDRNRRMNRRGNWRGRGGFERGTYYRPRFHTYNGGGNRGRGRGDFRRDDGRRFQHEWRDNRSRGGRPFRPRRGGGGRGRPFRGGFRDFRDRRGGRYSRSRSPDRTRRSRSYSPERRDKDRDSRYSFSRYSERDSHRSEGEYEEERYVDRKEYDGKWADGNEPERAHAEEKTEEPPKE from the exons ATGGAACCAACTTTGGATGCGTCTTTGGTGGCGCAGTCCATAAATTATCATGGGCAGCAGCTACAAAAAACGTGGGAGGCCGAACGAGGTGAAGATGATTTATCCAAGATTGGTGTGGGGCCTTTAGACTTTGCTGTGTACCAGTCCAGGCACAAGCATTTGACTTTTCAAGACAGAGGGAAGAGACTCAAATTACATCAGTTCATCGCGAAGGAAGCATCAGCATTATTCGATGCATCTCTACTGGACGAAACTCCGTCATCTTCCAGCGTAAGCGCTGAAGCTCCTACACCAGAAGACA atctATTTGCACTGATGCCGccatttgaaacatttttacatGTTGACAAATCAGACAGGCTGAGACATTTTTTTgat AATGTGAAAACAGGGGAGCTGATAATAGGTGCTGTTATCAACAGAACAGCATCAGGGATGATGCTTAAGGTGCTATGTACTGCTGGACCTACTTCTAGATATGTTGCTGACATCAATGTTAAG GCATTCTTACCTGTTGCTAATATCATACCGGCGGTGGACAAGAAAAATGTATCGAGAAACTACCTGATGAATGATACTGTGTGCTGTGAAGTAATTGAAGTTATTCCCGACACTGACAAAATGGTGTGCGGCATGAAGGGTGTTACTCGGAAGCCTGAAGATCCTCCACCGAAGCCTCCGCTAGGCCTCCTCAGCACTGACGACTTTCCTTTGATATACAA GAAAACTATGGAAATGAAGGGAGAGAGTTATGAAGCTATTTTGGAGAAGAGCCCAGGATTCAATAATCCTAACTGCGTCCAATATCTCTCAGAACTTCTTGGCATATCAAATATGCATTGCAGCAATTTTTCAACATTAag GGGAGGATTTTCAGCTGCAGAATATGCTGATGAACTCCGTCAAGCTCAAGCAAGCAAGTGGGCATTCCGGTCAGTAGCTGAAGGAATTGAACACTTTAAAGCAGGAAGACATTCAGAAGCATTTCAATGTCTCAATAAAGCACTCAGCATTGATCCCCGAAACGTAGAAGGCCTTGTTGCGAGAGGTGCTCTGTATGCTAATAGTGGAACATTTAAGAAAGCCATAGAAGACTTTGAAACTTCTCTAAAACTGAACCCTAACCATGCAAATGCACGAAAATATTTGGGAGAAACGTTAGTCGCTCTCGGACGCAGCTATGAAGATGAGAACAAAATTGCTGAAGCCCAAAAAGCTTACGAAGATTGTTTGGCGATTATACCATTCCATGAGGAGGCTCAGAATTCACTAGACTTTCTGAAGAGTAAGACGTCTACCACCAAGCCATTAATAGAGCCGGCCGAGTTACTTCTACCTGGATTAACAGGAGCTAAGTCGTTTGAGATGAAAGAAACACTGAAGCAGTTGTTGAATCTAACAGAGAAGAAggaaaagaagaagaagaagaagcgTGGGAAAGGCAAAAAGAAGCGCTCCAGTAGTTCCTCGTCGTCTTCGAGTGACTCGTCGAGCTCGAGCTCCTCGTCCGAGTCATCGTCCTCGTCAACAGAATCTAGTG GTTCAGAGGGTCCAAATAGGAAGAAGAAACGTCGCTCGCAATCAAACAACAAGCGACAGAGGTCGCTGTCGCCTCTGAGCAAGCGTATGGCTATGCTGGGAGACGCTGAGTCGGCGTCACGTACACACAACTCGCAGTTCAACCACCCGTATGGTTATCAGCCGCCGCCGCCCGCAGAAGAACCCGCCGCGCCCGGCAGGTCTCAGGCTGATATAGATTATGAATTGAAG GTACGCAAGTTCCTGGACATGACGAAAGAAGATTctgattatgaagaaaaagTTCGAAACTTCTTGGAAGAGACGGCGCAATACAAACGAAATCGAAAAATGCAAGAACTCGGTCAGCAGACACAACCGGGCGCTGAACATGATAAGAAGAAGAAGAGAAAGAAGGATAa GAAAAAGAAGAAGGAATCAAAACGCAAACGCAAAGAACAAGAGAGAGaagagaaaagaaaaaataaaatcgctCGTATGTCAAACAGTTCCGATTATAATCTACgtgatatagaaaatattggtGATAAAAAACTGAGAGATGCTATAAG GAAAGAATTGAAAGGAAAATCAAAGAGAGATCACAGTTCAGATGgtgaatatgaaaaaaaacacaatgaaaagag tcgCATACTTGATGAAATGCACGGACTGGAGGAGCTTGAATCCAAGCTGAGTGCGTACCACGTGATGGTGGAAAAGGAAATCGGTAAACGAGACAGATCTCTCAGTCCGCTCGACCAGGTCCCGCCGCCGCCGCTTGACAAGCCCAAGTGGAAAATGTCAATGAACGCTGTCAAAGAAAC GGTCAAGAAGAAGGATACTCCAGTACAAAAAGGATACAAGGAGCGTTACGCATTTGAAGATAGCTCTGACGACTCTCAAGATCCTCGAAAG CCGTCACCATCGAGCGGCGACAAGAATGTGTCTGTTCGACGCGCAATGGCCATGTCTATGAAGGAGCCCCCGCCGCTACCGTCAGCGCCGCCACCCAAGAGCAGCCGCGAGCCCGACCCGCCTGGCACGGACCCGCCGCACACACATCAACACCCACACACGCACCCGCACCCACATCTGCACCCTCCTCACGCAccc CCGGTGCGTAAAGGTAATATAGTGCTGGACAAGTTTGGATCATTCCGATTGGCTCAAGAAGGTGAGACGCCCGTGTCTGTAGGAGACGGACGACCAGAACAGTTCGTGACCCGCATCAAGCCGCCGACGCCCTCACAACGAAGACCTCGCTCACCACCATCACCCAGGAGAAGGTCATCCAACTCCTCTGACGATAGACGCTCGGCTAAACGATCTAGAAGCCG TTCCATGCCACGGAAGTATCGTTCGCGCTCCGGATCCCGATCCCGTTCCGGTTCCAGCGCGAGTGGCTCGGTGGCGTCTCGCCGCAGTCGCACCGTGTCGCCGAGATATCGCTCCAGATCTGATTCCTACTCACGAAGCAGATCACGCTCTCGATCGGGATCACGCGACAG aaatcGTCGCATGAATCGTCGCGGCAATTGGCGCGGACGCGGCGGTTTCGAGCGTGGCACTTACTACCGTCCCCGTTTCCACACTTACAATGGTGGCGGGAACCGTGGTAGGGGGCGCGGTGACTTCCGCAGGGACGACGGACGTCGCTTCCAACACGAGTGGAGGGATAATCGGTCTCGTGGAGGACGGCCTTTTAGACCCAGGAGAGGAGGCGGCGGACGCGGCAGACCTTTCAG GGGTGGCTTCCGTGACTTCCGCGACAGACGCGGCGGTAGATATTCCCGGTCCCGCAGCCCCGACAGAACACGCAGGTCCAGGTCATACAGCCCGGAGAGAAGAGACAAGGACAGAGACAG CCGTTACAGCTTCTCTCGTTATTCTGAACGCGACAGCCACCGTAGTGAAGGAGAGTACGAGGAGGAGCGTTACGTGGACAGGAAGGAGTATGACGGGAAGTGGGCGGACGGGAACGAGCCAGAACGAGCACACGCCGAGGAAAAGACGGAGGAACCGCCTAAAGAATAG
- the LOC116765382 gene encoding tetratricopeptide repeat protein 14 homolog isoform X3 — protein MEPTLDASLVAQSINYHGQQLQKTWEAERGEDDLSKIGVGPLDFAVYQSRHKHLTFQDRGKRLKLHQFIAKEASALFDASLLDETPSSSSVSAEAPTPEDNLFALMPPFETFLHVDKSDRLRHFFDNVKTGELIIGAVINRTASGMMLKVLCTAGPTSRYVADINVKAFLPVANIIPAVDKKNVSRNYLMNDTVCCEVIEVIPDTDKMVCGMKGVTRKPEDPPPKPPLGLLSTDDFPLIYKKTMEMKGESYEAILEKSPGFNNPNCVQYLSELLGISNMHCSNFSTLRGGFSAAEYADELRQAQASKWAFRSVAEGIEHFKAGRHSEAFQCLNKALSIDPRNVEGLVARGALYANSGTFKKAIEDFETSLKLNPNHANARKYLGETLVALGRSYEDENKIAEAQKAYEDCLAIIPFHEEAQNSLDFLKSKTSTTKPLIEPAELLLPGLTGAKSFEMKETLKQLLNLTEKKEKKKKKKRGKGKKKRSSSSSSSSSDSSSSSSSSESSSSSTESSGSEGPNRKKKRRSQSNNKRQRSLSPLSKRMAMLGDAESASRTHNSQFNHPYGYQPPPPAEEPAAPGRSQADIDYELKVRKFLDMTKEDSDYEEKVRNFLEETAQYKRNRKMQELGQQTQPGAEHDKKKKRKKDKKKKKESKRKRKEQEREEKRKNKIARMSNSSDYNLRDIENIGDKKLRDAIRKELKGKSKRDHSSDGEYEKKHNEKSRILDEMHGLEELESKLSAYHVMVEKEIGKRDRSLSPLDQVPPPPLDKPKWKMSMNAVKETVKKKDTPVQKGYKERYAFEDSSDDSQDPRKPSPSSGDKNVSVRRAMAMSMKEPPPLPSAPPPKSSREPDPPGTDPPHTHQHPHTHPHPHLHPPHAPPVRKGNIVLDKFGSFRLAQEGETPVSVGDGRPEQFVTRIKPPTPSQRRPRSPPSPRRRSSNSSDDRRSAKRSRSRSMPRKYRSRSGSRSRSGSSASGSVASRRSRTVSPRYRSRSDSYSRSRSRSRSGSRDRNRRMNRRGNWRGRGGFERGTYYRPRFHTYNGGGNRGRGRGDFRRDDGRRFQHEWRDNRSRGGRPFRPRRGGGGRGRPFRGGFRDFRDRRGGRYSRSRSPDRTRRSRSYSPERRDKDRDSFSRYSERDSHRSEGEYEEERYVDRKEYDGKWADGNEPERAHAEEKTEEPPKE, from the exons ATGGAACCAACTTTGGATGCGTCTTTGGTGGCGCAGTCCATAAATTATCATGGGCAGCAGCTACAAAAAACGTGGGAGGCCGAACGAGGTGAAGATGATTTATCCAAGATTGGTGTGGGGCCTTTAGACTTTGCTGTGTACCAGTCCAGGCACAAGCATTTGACTTTTCAAGACAGAGGGAAGAGACTCAAATTACATCAGTTCATCGCGAAGGAAGCATCAGCATTATTCGATGCATCTCTACTGGACGAAACTCCGTCATCTTCCAGCGTAAGCGCTGAAGCTCCTACACCAGAAGACA atctATTTGCACTGATGCCGccatttgaaacatttttacatGTTGACAAATCAGACAGGCTGAGACATTTTTTTgat AATGTGAAAACAGGGGAGCTGATAATAGGTGCTGTTATCAACAGAACAGCATCAGGGATGATGCTTAAGGTGCTATGTACTGCTGGACCTACTTCTAGATATGTTGCTGACATCAATGTTAAG GCATTCTTACCTGTTGCTAATATCATACCGGCGGTGGACAAGAAAAATGTATCGAGAAACTACCTGATGAATGATACTGTGTGCTGTGAAGTAATTGAAGTTATTCCCGACACTGACAAAATGGTGTGCGGCATGAAGGGTGTTACTCGGAAGCCTGAAGATCCTCCACCGAAGCCTCCGCTAGGCCTCCTCAGCACTGACGACTTTCCTTTGATATACAA GAAAACTATGGAAATGAAGGGAGAGAGTTATGAAGCTATTTTGGAGAAGAGCCCAGGATTCAATAATCCTAACTGCGTCCAATATCTCTCAGAACTTCTTGGCATATCAAATATGCATTGCAGCAATTTTTCAACATTAag GGGAGGATTTTCAGCTGCAGAATATGCTGATGAACTCCGTCAAGCTCAAGCAAGCAAGTGGGCATTCCGGTCAGTAGCTGAAGGAATTGAACACTTTAAAGCAGGAAGACATTCAGAAGCATTTCAATGTCTCAATAAAGCACTCAGCATTGATCCCCGAAACGTAGAAGGCCTTGTTGCGAGAGGTGCTCTGTATGCTAATAGTGGAACATTTAAGAAAGCCATAGAAGACTTTGAAACTTCTCTAAAACTGAACCCTAACCATGCAAATGCACGAAAATATTTGGGAGAAACGTTAGTCGCTCTCGGACGCAGCTATGAAGATGAGAACAAAATTGCTGAAGCCCAAAAAGCTTACGAAGATTGTTTGGCGATTATACCATTCCATGAGGAGGCTCAGAATTCACTAGACTTTCTGAAGAGTAAGACGTCTACCACCAAGCCATTAATAGAGCCGGCCGAGTTACTTCTACCTGGATTAACAGGAGCTAAGTCGTTTGAGATGAAAGAAACACTGAAGCAGTTGTTGAATCTAACAGAGAAGAAggaaaagaagaagaagaagaagcgTGGGAAAGGCAAAAAGAAGCGCTCCAGTAGTTCCTCGTCGTCTTCGAGTGACTCGTCGAGCTCGAGCTCCTCGTCCGAGTCATCGTCCTCGTCAACAGAATCTAGTG GTTCAGAGGGTCCAAATAGGAAGAAGAAACGTCGCTCGCAATCAAACAACAAGCGACAGAGGTCGCTGTCGCCTCTGAGCAAGCGTATGGCTATGCTGGGAGACGCTGAGTCGGCGTCACGTACACACAACTCGCAGTTCAACCACCCGTATGGTTATCAGCCGCCGCCGCCCGCAGAAGAACCCGCCGCGCCCGGCAGGTCTCAGGCTGATATAGATTATGAATTGAAG GTACGCAAGTTCCTGGACATGACGAAAGAAGATTctgattatgaagaaaaagTTCGAAACTTCTTGGAAGAGACGGCGCAATACAAACGAAATCGAAAAATGCAAGAACTCGGTCAGCAGACACAACCGGGCGCTGAACATGATAAGAAGAAGAAGAGAAAGAAGGATAa GAAAAAGAAGAAGGAATCAAAACGCAAACGCAAAGAACAAGAGAGAGaagagaaaagaaaaaataaaatcgctCGTATGTCAAACAGTTCCGATTATAATCTACgtgatatagaaaatattggtGATAAAAAACTGAGAGATGCTATAAG GAAAGAATTGAAAGGAAAATCAAAGAGAGATCACAGTTCAGATGgtgaatatgaaaaaaaacacaatgaaaagag tcgCATACTTGATGAAATGCACGGACTGGAGGAGCTTGAATCCAAGCTGAGTGCGTACCACGTGATGGTGGAAAAGGAAATCGGTAAACGAGACAGATCTCTCAGTCCGCTCGACCAGGTCCCGCCGCCGCCGCTTGACAAGCCCAAGTGGAAAATGTCAATGAACGCTGTCAAAGAAAC GGTCAAGAAGAAGGATACTCCAGTACAAAAAGGATACAAGGAGCGTTACGCATTTGAAGATAGCTCTGACGACTCTCAAGATCCTCGAAAG CCGTCACCATCGAGCGGCGACAAGAATGTGTCTGTTCGACGCGCAATGGCCATGTCTATGAAGGAGCCCCCGCCGCTACCGTCAGCGCCGCCACCCAAGAGCAGCCGCGAGCCCGACCCGCCTGGCACGGACCCGCCGCACACACATCAACACCCACACACGCACCCGCACCCACATCTGCACCCTCCTCACGCAccc CCGGTGCGTAAAGGTAATATAGTGCTGGACAAGTTTGGATCATTCCGATTGGCTCAAGAAGGTGAGACGCCCGTGTCTGTAGGAGACGGACGACCAGAACAGTTCGTGACCCGCATCAAGCCGCCGACGCCCTCACAACGAAGACCTCGCTCACCACCATCACCCAGGAGAAGGTCATCCAACTCCTCTGACGATAGACGCTCGGCTAAACGATCTAGAAGCCG TTCCATGCCACGGAAGTATCGTTCGCGCTCCGGATCCCGATCCCGTTCCGGTTCCAGCGCGAGTGGCTCGGTGGCGTCTCGCCGCAGTCGCACCGTGTCGCCGAGATATCGCTCCAGATCTGATTCCTACTCACGAAGCAGATCACGCTCTCGATCGGGATCACGCGACAG aaatcGTCGCATGAATCGTCGCGGCAATTGGCGCGGACGCGGCGGTTTCGAGCGTGGCACTTACTACCGTCCCCGTTTCCACACTTACAATGGTGGCGGGAACCGTGGTAGGGGGCGCGGTGACTTCCGCAGGGACGACGGACGTCGCTTCCAACACGAGTGGAGGGATAATCGGTCTCGTGGAGGACGGCCTTTTAGACCCAGGAGAGGAGGCGGCGGACGCGGCAGACCTTTCAG GGGTGGCTTCCGTGACTTCCGCGACAGACGCGGCGGTAGATATTCCCGGTCCCGCAGCCCCGACAGAACACGCAGGTCCAGGTCATACAGCCCGGAGAGAAGAGACAAGGACAGAGACAG CTTCTCTCGTTATTCTGAACGCGACAGCCACCGTAGTGAAGGAGAGTACGAGGAGGAGCGTTACGTGGACAGGAAGGAGTATGACGGGAAGTGGGCGGACGGGAACGAGCCAGAACGAGCACACGCCGAGGAAAAGACGGAGGAACCGCCTAAAGAATAG